A single Pseudomonas brassicacearum DNA region contains:
- a CDS encoding DUF4124 domain-containing protein, giving the protein MGRGFSIILLLLLALPAAAQIYKYTDADGNTAYSNQPPQGVPAQTVELPPLNSIERQSPASPDTPPAPANSDEPRDAYEILELTDIPTEQALRANNGTFTVGVRAQPRLRSPHLFRLLLDGQPYGQPSNVPRLQLVNIDRGEHSLAVQVIDGDTLVQQSETVTFTVQRVHQP; this is encoded by the coding sequence ATGGGTCGTGGTTTTTCAATCATTCTGTTGCTGCTGCTGGCACTGCCAGCCGCCGCGCAGATCTACAAGTACACCGACGCTGACGGCAACACCGCCTACAGCAACCAGCCACCCCAAGGCGTACCGGCCCAGACGGTGGAGTTGCCGCCACTCAACAGCATCGAACGCCAATCCCCCGCCAGCCCGGACACACCACCAGCCCCCGCGAACAGCGACGAGCCGCGCGATGCCTACGAGATACTCGAACTGACGGACATCCCCACTGAGCAAGCCCTGCGTGCCAACAATGGCACCTTCACCGTCGGCGTGCGGGCTCAACCGCGCCTGCGCAGCCCGCATCTGTTCCGGCTGCTGCTGGATGGCCAACCCTACGGCCAGCCGTCCAACGTGCCGCGCCTGCAATTGGTGAACATCGATCGGGGCGAGCACAGCCTGGCGGTTCAAGTCATCGACGGGGACACGCTCGTGCAACAGAGCGAAACCGTGACCTTCACCGTGCAGCGGGTGCACCAGCCATGA
- the secB gene encoding protein-export chaperone SecB, whose protein sequence is MTDQQNTAATEEEAAPQFSLQRIYVRDLSFEAPKSPAIFRQQWEPSVGLDLNTRQKALEDDFHEVVLTLSVTVKNGDEVAFIAEVQQAGIFLIKNLDAASMSHTLGAFCPNILFPYARETLDSLVTRGSFPALMLAPVNFDALYAQELQRMQQEGGATVQ, encoded by the coding sequence ATGACTGACCAACAGAACACAGCTGCCACTGAAGAAGAAGCCGCACCGCAATTCTCCTTGCAGCGCATTTATGTCCGTGACCTGTCCTTCGAAGCCCCGAAAAGCCCGGCGATCTTTCGCCAGCAGTGGGAGCCGAGCGTAGGCCTGGACCTGAACACACGCCAGAAAGCCCTGGAAGATGACTTCCACGAAGTGGTGCTGACCCTGTCGGTTACCGTGAAGAACGGTGACGAAGTGGCGTTCATCGCCGAAGTGCAACAGGCCGGGATCTTCCTGATCAAGAACCTGGATGCCGCTTCGATGAGCCACACCCTCGGCGCGTTCTGCCCGAACATCCTGTTCCCGTACGCCCGCGAAACCCTGGACAGCCTGGTGACCCGCGGTTCGTTCCCGGCCCTGATGCTGGCTCCGGTGAACTTCGATGCCCTGTATGCGCAAGAACTGCAGCGCATGCAGCAAGAAGGCGGCGCGACCGTTCAGTAA
- the glnA gene encoding type I glutamate--ammonia ligase, with amino-acid sequence MSKSVQLIKDHDVKWIDLRFTDTKGTQHHVTMPARDALDDEFFEIGKMFDGSSISGWKGIEASDMILMPDDETAVLDPFTEEPTLILVCDIIEPSTMQGYDRDPRAIAHRAEEYLKSTGIGDTAFFGPEPEFFIFDSVKFKSDISGSMFKIFSEQGSWMSDQDVEGGNKGHRPGIKGGYFPVPPFDFDHEIRTSMCNALEEMGQTVEVHHHEVATAGQNEIGVKFNTLVKKADEVQTLKYCVHNVADAFGRTATFMPKPLYGDNGSGMHVHMSISKDGKNTFAGEGYAGLSDTALYFIGGIIKHGKALNGFTNPSTNSYKRLVPGFEAPVMLAYSARNRSASIRIPYVNSPKARRIEARFPDPAANPYLAFAALMMAGLDGIQNKIHPGDAADKNLYDLPPEEAKEIPQVCGSLKEALEELDKGRAFLTKGGVFSDDFIDAYIALKSEEEIKVRTFVHPLEYELYYSC; translated from the coding sequence ATGTCGAAGTCGGTTCAACTCATCAAAGATCATGACGTCAAGTGGATTGATCTGCGCTTCACTGACACCAAAGGTACTCAACATCACGTGACCATGCCGGCCCGTGATGCGCTGGACGACGAATTCTTTGAAATCGGGAAAATGTTCGACGGCTCCTCCATCTCCGGCTGGAAAGGCATCGAAGCCTCCGACATGATCCTGATGCCGGACGACGAAACGGCCGTCCTGGACCCGTTCACCGAAGAGCCGACCCTGATCCTGGTCTGCGACATCATCGAACCTTCGACCATGCAAGGCTATGACCGCGACCCACGCGCCATCGCCCACCGCGCCGAGGAATACCTGAAGTCCACCGGTATCGGCGATACCGCTTTCTTCGGTCCTGAGCCTGAGTTCTTCATCTTCGACTCGGTCAAGTTCAAGTCCGATATCTCCGGCTCCATGTTCAAGATCTTCTCCGAACAAGGTTCGTGGATGTCCGACCAGGACGTGGAAGGCGGCAACAAAGGCCACCGCCCAGGTATCAAGGGCGGCTACTTCCCGGTTCCACCGTTCGATTTCGACCACGAAATCCGTACCTCCATGTGCAACGCACTGGAAGAAATGGGCCAGACCGTCGAAGTTCACCACCACGAAGTGGCAACTGCCGGCCAGAACGAAATCGGCGTGAAATTCAACACGCTGGTCAAGAAGGCTGACGAAGTCCAGACCCTGAAGTACTGCGTACACAACGTTGCCGATGCCTTCGGCCGCACCGCGACCTTCATGCCCAAGCCTCTGTATGGCGACAACGGTTCGGGCATGCACGTTCACATGTCGATCTCCAAAGACGGCAAGAACACCTTCGCAGGCGAAGGCTATGCCGGCCTGTCGGACACCGCCCTGTACTTCATCGGCGGTATCATCAAGCACGGTAAGGCCCTGAACGGCTTCACCAACCCGTCGACCAACTCCTACAAGCGTCTGGTACCTGGCTTCGAAGCCCCGGTCATGCTGGCCTACTCGGCTCGCAACCGTTCCGCCTCGATCCGTATTCCTTACGTGAACAGCCCTAAAGCCCGCCGTATCGAAGCGCGTTTCCCGGATCCGGCTGCCAACCCGTACCTGGCCTTCGCCGCACTGATGATGGCCGGTCTGGACGGTATCCAGAACAAGATCCACCCTGGCGATGCCGCTGACAAAAACCTGTATGACCTGCCGCCTGAAGAGGCCAAGGAAATCCCACAGGTGTGCGGCAGCCTGAAAGAAGCCCTGGAAGAGCTGGACAAGGGCCGCGCCTTCCTGACCAAGGGCGGCGTATTCAGCGATGACTTCATCGACGCTTACATCGCACTGAAAAGCGAAGAAGAAATCAAGGTTCGCACCTTCGTTCACCCACTGGAATACGAGCTGTACTACAGCTGCTGA
- the glnL gene encoding nitrogen regulation protein NR(II) — protein sequence MTISDALHRLLLDNLTTATILLDAELRLEYMNPAAEMLLAVSGQRSHGQFISELFTESAEALNSLRQAVEQAHPFTKREAMLTALTGQTLTVDYAVTPILNNGATLLLLEVHPRDRLLRITKEEAQLSKQETSKMLVRGLAHEIKNPLGGIRGAAQLLARELPEESLKDYTNVIIEEADRLRNLVDRMLGSNKLPSLAMCNVHEVLERVGSLVEAESQGCISLVRDYDPSIPDVLIDREQMIQAVLNIVRNAMQAISSQNELRLGRISLRTRAMRQFTIGHVRHRLVTKIEIIDNGPGIPAELQETIFFPMVSGRPDGTGLGLAITQNIISQHQGLIECESHPGHTTFSIFLPLEQGATST from the coding sequence ATGACCATTAGCGACGCACTACACCGCTTGCTGCTCGACAACCTCACCACCGCGACCATCCTGCTCGATGCCGAACTGCGCCTCGAGTACATGAACCCGGCGGCAGAGATGCTCCTGGCCGTCAGTGGCCAGCGCAGCCACGGGCAGTTCATCAGCGAGTTGTTCACCGAATCCGCTGAAGCGCTCAACTCCTTGCGCCAGGCGGTGGAACAAGCCCATCCGTTCACCAAGCGCGAAGCGATGCTCACCGCGCTGACCGGCCAGACCCTGACCGTGGATTACGCGGTTACACCGATCCTGAACAACGGCGCCACCCTGCTGCTGCTGGAAGTCCACCCGCGTGATCGCCTGCTGAGGATCACCAAGGAAGAAGCGCAATTGTCCAAGCAGGAAACCAGCAAGATGCTGGTGCGCGGCCTGGCCCACGAGATCAAGAACCCCCTCGGCGGGATTCGTGGCGCGGCGCAATTGCTGGCCCGCGAACTGCCGGAAGAAAGCCTCAAGGACTACACCAACGTCATCATCGAAGAAGCCGACCGCCTACGGAACCTGGTGGACCGCATGCTCGGCTCGAACAAGCTGCCATCGCTGGCGATGTGCAACGTCCACGAAGTGCTGGAGCGTGTCGGCAGCCTCGTGGAAGCCGAAAGCCAGGGTTGCATCTCGTTGGTGCGCGACTATGACCCGAGCATTCCCGATGTCTTGATCGACCGCGAACAGATGATCCAGGCCGTGCTGAACATCGTGCGCAACGCGATGCAAGCTATCAGCAGCCAGAACGAGCTGCGCCTGGGCCGCATCAGCCTGCGCACCCGCGCCATGCGCCAGTTCACCATCGGCCATGTTCGCCATCGCCTGGTGACCAAGATCGAAATCATCGACAACGGCCCGGGCATCCCTGCCGAACTGCAGGAAACCATTTTCTTTCCCATGGTCAGCGGCCGCCCGGACGGTACCGGGCTGGGCCTGGCCATTACCCAGAACATCATTAGTCAGCATCAGGGCTTGATCGAATGTGAAAGCCACCCCGGCCACACCACTTTCTCGATCTTCCTGCCACTGGAACAAGGAGCCACATCGACATGA
- the trmL gene encoding tRNA (uridine(34)/cytosine(34)/5-carboxymethylaminomethyluridine(34)-2'-O)-methyltransferase TrmL — MFHVILFQPEIPPNTGNVIRLCANSGCHLHLIEPLGFEMDDKRLRRAGLDYHEYATLQRHADLASCLESLGHPRLFAFTTKGSRPFHDASFVAGDAFLFGPESRGLPAEVLDALPADQRLRLPMREGCRSLNLSNTVAVAVYEAWRQNGFA; from the coding sequence ATGTTTCACGTCATCCTTTTTCAACCGGAAATTCCGCCGAATACCGGCAATGTCATCAGGTTGTGCGCCAACAGCGGCTGCCACCTGCATTTGATCGAACCGCTGGGCTTCGAAATGGACGACAAGCGCCTGCGCCGAGCTGGCCTCGACTACCACGAGTATGCCACCTTGCAGCGTCACGCCGACCTTGCCAGTTGTCTGGAAAGCCTCGGGCATCCGCGCCTGTTCGCGTTCACCACCAAGGGTTCGCGGCCGTTCCATGACGCCAGCTTCGTCGCTGGCGATGCGTTCCTGTTCGGCCCGGAAAGCCGTGGCCTGCCGGCCGAGGTGCTGGATGCCCTGCCCGCCGACCAGCGCTTGCGCCTGCCGATGCGCGAAGGCTGCCGCAGCCTGAACCTGTCCAACACCGTGGCGGTGGCGGTTTATGAAGCGTGGCGGCAGAACGGCTTCGCCTGA
- a CDS encoding rhodanese-like domain-containing protein: MVAHLIEFATNHYILVGIFVVLLALLVVHTMQGGGRSLSTGELTALVNKDAGVVVDIRPNKDYAAGHIVGAVNIPQDKLIARIGELEKHKAKTLILVDAQGQHAGTHARELMKSGFTAAKLSGGVASWKADNLPLVK, encoded by the coding sequence ATGGTTGCTCACCTGATTGAATTTGCCACTAACCACTACATTCTCGTCGGTATCTTCGTCGTACTGCTGGCGTTGCTGGTAGTCCATACGATGCAGGGCGGCGGCCGCAGCCTCAGTACCGGCGAGCTGACGGCGCTGGTCAACAAGGATGCCGGCGTGGTGGTGGACATCCGCCCAAACAAGGATTACGCCGCCGGCCACATTGTCGGGGCGGTGAATATTCCCCAGGACAAACTGATCGCCCGTATCGGCGAGCTGGAAAAGCACAAGGCCAAGACACTGATCCTGGTAGATGCCCAAGGCCAGCACGCCGGCACCCACGCCCGCGAGCTGATGAAGTCCGGTTTCACCGCCGCCAAGCTGTCCGGCGGCGTTGCGAGCTGGAAAGCCGACAACCTGCCCCTGGTGAAGTGA
- a CDS encoding DUF4124 domain-containing protein, with protein MIRWLLALSLTLAALPGVAQVYTYIDAQGNRVFTDQPRPGNAKKVQLPPSNRMPAPPLDTTSAPTTETRPEPLFHYEMLRLLIPEPDATIRSTAGELIVSVTSEPGLKKGHRYRLLLDGQPTGEAGPSPVFALNNIDRGTHHLAAEILDEQDRIVERTANQPFHMQRMSLAQKRRIKPCATADYGQRPECPLAEKPEEEKSSILPFF; from the coding sequence ATGATCCGCTGGTTGCTCGCGCTTAGCCTGACGCTGGCGGCGCTGCCTGGGGTGGCGCAGGTCTACACCTACATCGATGCCCAGGGTAATCGCGTCTTCACCGATCAACCGCGCCCCGGCAATGCGAAGAAAGTCCAACTGCCGCCCAGCAACCGGATGCCGGCGCCGCCCCTGGACACAACCTCGGCGCCCACGACCGAAACCCGGCCCGAGCCCCTGTTTCATTACGAAATGCTCCGACTGTTGATACCCGAGCCGGACGCCACGATTCGCAGCACCGCAGGCGAACTGATCGTCAGCGTCACCAGCGAACCCGGCCTGAAAAAAGGCCACCGCTACCGCCTGCTGCTCGACGGCCAGCCGACGGGCGAGGCGGGGCCGAGCCCGGTGTTTGCCTTGAACAACATTGATCGAGGCACCCATCACCTGGCGGCAGAAATCCTCGATGAGCAGGACCGGATCGTCGAACGCACCGCCAACCAGCCCTTCCATATGCAACGCATGTCCCTGGCGCAAAAGCGCCGCATCAAACCCTGCGCCACGGCCGATTACGGTCAACGCCCCGAGTGCCCCCTCGCCGAAAAGCCTGAAGAAGAAAAAAGCAGCATCTTGCCGTTCTTCTGA
- the grxC gene encoding glutaredoxin 3, with protein MPHVVVYSSDYCPYCSRAKFLLQNKGVAFEEIKVDGKPQLRAEMTQKAGRTSVPQIWIGSTHVGGCDDLFALERAGKLDAMLKA; from the coding sequence ATGCCCCACGTTGTTGTCTATTCCAGCGATTACTGCCCCTATTGCTCCAGAGCCAAGTTCCTGCTCCAGAACAAAGGCGTGGCTTTCGAAGAGATCAAGGTCGACGGCAAGCCGCAACTGCGCGCCGAAATGACCCAGAAGGCCGGGCGCACGTCCGTGCCGCAGATCTGGATCGGCAGCACCCACGTGGGCGGTTGCGATGATCTGTTCGCCCTGGAGCGCGCCGGCAAGCTCGACGCGATGCTCAAGGCCTGA
- the ntrC gene encoding nitrogen regulation protein NR(I), with product MSRSETVWIVDDDRSIRWVLEKALQQEGMTTQSFDSADGVMSRLARQQPDVIISDIRMPGASGLDLLARIREQHPRLPVIIMTAHSDLDSAVASYQGGAFEYLPKPFDVDEAVSLVKRANQHAQEQQGMEEVPALARTPEIIGEAPAMQEVFRAIGRLSHSNITVLINGESGTGKELVAHALHRHSPRAASPFIALNMAAIPKDLMESELFGHEKGAFTGAANLRRGRFEQADGGTLFLDEIGDMPADTQTRLLRVLADGEFYRVGGHTPVKVDVRIIAATHQNLETLVHAGKFREDLFHRLNVIRIHIPRLADRREDIPTLARHFLSRAAQELAVEPKLLKSETEEYLKNLPWPGNVRQLENTCRWITVMASGREVHISDLPPELLSLPQDSAPVTNWEQALRQWADQALSRGQSSLLDSAVPAFERIMIETALKHTAGRRRDAAVLLGWGRNTLTRKIKELGMKVDGGDDDDGDEG from the coding sequence ATGAGCCGTAGTGAAACCGTGTGGATCGTCGATGACGACCGTTCTATCCGTTGGGTCCTGGAAAAAGCCTTGCAACAGGAAGGCATGACCACCCAGAGCTTCGACAGCGCCGATGGGGTGATGAGTCGCCTGGCGCGTCAGCAACCGGACGTCATCATCTCCGACATCCGCATGCCTGGCGCCAGCGGCCTGGACCTGCTGGCGCGGATTCGCGAACAGCATCCGCGGCTGCCGGTGATCATCATGACCGCCCATTCCGACCTGGACAGCGCCGTGGCGTCCTACCAGGGCGGCGCTTTCGAATACCTGCCCAAGCCCTTCGACGTCGATGAAGCGGTGTCGCTGGTCAAGCGCGCCAATCAACATGCCCAGGAACAACAGGGCATGGAAGAGGTGCCAGCCCTGGCCCGTACCCCGGAAATCATCGGTGAAGCGCCGGCGATGCAGGAAGTGTTTCGCGCCATCGGGCGCCTGAGCCACTCCAACATCACCGTACTGATCAACGGCGAGTCGGGCACCGGTAAAGAACTGGTGGCCCACGCCCTGCACCGCCACAGCCCACGGGCGGCATCGCCGTTCATCGCGCTGAACATGGCGGCGATTCCCAAGGACCTGATGGAGTCCGAGCTGTTCGGCCACGAAAAAGGTGCGTTCACCGGCGCGGCCAACCTGCGGCGCGGGCGTTTCGAGCAAGCCGACGGCGGCACGTTGTTCCTCGACGAAATCGGCGACATGCCGGCGGACACCCAGACCCGCTTGCTGCGCGTGCTGGCCGATGGCGAGTTCTACCGGGTGGGCGGTCATACGCCGGTCAAAGTGGACGTGCGCATCATCGCCGCGACCCACCAGAACCTGGAAACCCTGGTCCACGCCGGCAAATTCCGTGAGGACTTGTTCCATCGCCTGAACGTGATCCGCATTCATATCCCACGCCTGGCGGACCGTCGCGAAGACATCCCGACCCTGGCCCGGCACTTCCTCAGCCGCGCGGCCCAGGAACTGGCGGTCGAGCCCAAGTTGCTCAAGAGCGAAACCGAGGAATACCTCAAGAACCTGCCGTGGCCGGGCAACGTGCGTCAGCTGGAGAACACCTGCCGCTGGATCACGGTGATGGCTTCGGGTCGCGAAGTGCACATCAGCGACCTGCCGCCAGAGCTGTTGAGCCTGCCGCAGGATTCGGCCCCGGTGACCAACTGGGAGCAAGCCCTGCGCCAGTGGGCCGACCAGGCCCTGTCCCGCGGCCAGTCGAGCCTTTTGGACAGCGCCGTGCCGGCCTTCGAGCGGATCATGATCGAAACCGCCCTCAAGCACACCGCCGGCCGCCGCCGCGACGCGGCGGTACTGCTGGGCTGGGGCCGCAATACCTTGACCCGCAAGATCAAGGAATTGGGGATGAAGGTCGACGGTGGGGATGATGATGACGGGGATGAGGGCTGA
- a CDS encoding chorismate mutase: protein MTSRFKLCLALSAALLAPTAEAASTPAPEALTPLLNAIGERLALADQVALSKWDSHKAVEDRQREREVIAAAVAQAPTYKLSGETVEAFFAAQIEANKMVQYINLSDWALDGKAPDLPRPDLVGQIRPQLDRLQKRLLQQLADFAPYRTDPQCPQWLAQATHHNKQHPVHRLALIRATGELCISTKS from the coding sequence ATGACTTCACGCTTCAAGCTCTGCCTTGCCCTGTCCGCCGCGCTGCTGGCCCCCACCGCCGAAGCCGCCTCGACGCCCGCCCCTGAGGCCCTTACCCCGCTGCTTAACGCCATTGGCGAACGCCTGGCCCTCGCCGATCAAGTGGCGCTGAGCAAATGGGACAGCCATAAAGCGGTAGAAGACCGTCAGCGCGAGCGAGAAGTCATTGCCGCCGCCGTTGCCCAGGCGCCGACCTACAAGCTCAGTGGCGAAACCGTGGAAGCTTTTTTCGCCGCCCAAATTGAAGCCAACAAAATGGTGCAGTACATCAACCTGTCCGACTGGGCCCTGGACGGCAAGGCCCCGGACCTCCCACGCCCGGACCTGGTGGGACAGATCCGCCCGCAACTCGACCGACTGCAAAAACGCCTGCTGCAACAACTGGCCGACTTCGCCCCCTACCGCACCGACCCGCAGTGCCCGCAATGGCTGGCCCAGGCAACCCACCACAACAAGCAGCACCCGGTGCACCGGCTCGCCCTGATCCGGGCGACCGGAGAGCTGTGCATCTCCACAAAATCCTGA